From a single Bacillus pseudomycoides DSM 12442 genomic region:
- a CDS encoding DinB family protein, translating into MSTLATQLEHIIHTASQKIILFSDMDIKLAPTKWSKKEILGHLCDSGTVNHRRFVDILTSKETIILTGYDQDLWVQVHNYQQSFSANEILKLWEAINIQMIKLLSNVKNEHWQLTCKLEDQQEVTLEWLVTDYIDHMNHHLNQIFTKHKN; encoded by the coding sequence ATGTCTACATTAGCAACCCAATTAGAACATATAATTCATACTGCATCTCAAAAAATTATACTTTTTTCTGACATGGATATAAAACTCGCCCCAACAAAATGGTCTAAAAAAGAAATATTAGGTCATCTTTGCGATTCCGGTACGGTAAACCATAGACGCTTTGTTGATATTCTTACTTCAAAGGAAACAATTATACTCACTGGCTATGATCAAGATTTGTGGGTTCAAGTACATAATTATCAACAATCTTTTTCAGCAAATGAAATTCTAAAATTATGGGAAGCTATTAACATACAAATGATAAAATTACTAAGCAATGTAAAGAATGAACACTGGCAACTTACATGTAAGTTGGAAGACCAACAGGAAGTAACTTTAGAATGGCTTGTTACAGATTATATTGATCATATGAACCATCATCTTAATCAAATATTTACAAAACATAAAAACTAA
- a CDS encoding GNAT family N-acetyltransferase, with translation MDVYLVQPTIDLQEEYLEFYQEWKNSGETMIPWVITKDPSNFPAMVQELLDAAKGKNIPDSWVPDSTYWLITNDNKIVGAVNIRHRLTEHLFNAGGHIGYGIRPSARQKGYATKLLALSLEKIKELGVTKVLVVCDEGNTASEKTILHNRGLRDNDFIEEDGNVVKRYWIELQTFSY, from the coding sequence ATGGATGTCTACTTAGTACAACCCACAATTGACTTACAAGAAGAATATTTAGAATTCTATCAAGAATGGAAAAATAGTGGTGAAACGATGATTCCTTGGGTTATCACAAAAGATCCTTCTAATTTTCCAGCAATGGTTCAAGAGTTACTGGATGCAGCGAAAGGTAAAAACATTCCCGATAGTTGGGTACCGGACTCTACCTATTGGCTTATCACAAATGACAACAAAATCGTTGGTGCTGTAAATATTCGTCATCGTTTAACTGAGCATCTATTCAATGCTGGTGGGCATATCGGTTATGGTATTCGTCCTTCAGCAAGACAAAAAGGATATGCTACAAAATTATTAGCTTTATCATTAGAAAAAATAAAAGAATTAGGTGTTACAAAAGTACTTGTCGTTTGTGATGAAGGTAATACTGCTTCAGAAAAAACAATTTTGCATAACAGAGGACTTCGTGATAATGATTTTATCGAAGAAGATGGTAATGTTGTAAAAAGGTATTGGATTGAGCTGCAAACATTCAGTTATTAA